TTCCTCCCTATAGTTTATTATTGTTCTTGAACCACTTTCTTCATTAGCTATTATTATACTGCATGGTGTAACCAATTTATTTGACACAACTATATTTTTAGTGTCTACTCCCACTTCATTAAGATCTTCTAATATTTTTTTGCCATAGAAATCACTTCCTAAAGCTGTTATATATGAAACATTTTCTCCATATTTTCCTAACAGATAGGCAGCATTCCCTGCTGGTCCACCGCTCACCATTATTCTGTCCTTTGCTTTATATTTTCTATTTTCCACTGGAAAGTGAGGGAGCAGATATGTTATGTCATATGCTGAGTGTCCTACACAAAGTATTTTTTTCATGAAGCATCATCCTTTCATTATAATGATCTTAATATTCATCTTTTGCATTGATAACATTTGTTTTTGTTTTTATGAAACTAGGAATAATAAGCACAGCAAGAAGAATTGCTACAATTATATATATTCCAGCTGTTCCAATAGATGATGTTGATTTTCCTATTAAAATTCCTAATACTCCAAAGTCAAAGTCTCCAAATGTTGTATTTTGGAATCCAATATTTCCTAATACAGGAAGAAGCATTGCTGGTAAGAATGACAGTAAAAGTCCATTAACAAATGATCCAACTATTGCTCCTTTCTTTCCTCCAGTAGCATTTCCATAGATACCTGCTGTTGCACCGCAGAAGAAGTGAGGTACAAGTCCAGGAATAATAAGTACTGCTCCAACTGCTCCTAATATAACCATTCCAATTACTCCACCTATGAATGAAGATATAAATCCAATCAATACTGCATTTGGTGCATAAGTAAAAAATACTGCACAGTCAACTGCTGGTATTGCATTAGGAATAAGTTTTTGAGAAATTCCTTGGAATGCTGGTATAAGTTCAGAAAGTATCATTCTTACGCCATTATATACAATTGTAACTCCAACTGCAAAACTTAAGGCAGATGTAAGAGCAAATACTATATAGTTTTTTCCACCAGATAAAGTTTCTGTATACTCAGATCCAGCTGCAATAGCTGCAATAAGATAAAATACGATCATAGTTATAGCTGTAGATATAGTACTGTCTCTCAAGAAATTTACTTTTTCAGGGATAACTATATTTTCTGTACTATTTTCTTTATCTCCTATTTTTT
This genomic stretch from Fusobacterium sp. harbors:
- a CDS encoding PTS ascorbate transporter subunit IIC; translated protein: MNFLNIIGNDILTNPAFLLGLMSLVGLIALKKPLNKLITGTLKPILGYIMLGAGADFIVKNLDPLGKMIEKGFGITGVVPNNEAIVSIAQNILGKETMFILVAGLIINIIIARVTKFKYIFLTGHHSFFMACMFSAVLSTSGMQGTTLILIGGILLGAWSAISPSIGQRYTDLVTDDDGIAMGHFGSLGYYLSAFIGEKIGDKENSTENIVIPEKVNFLRDSTISTAITMIVFYLIAAIAAGSEYTETLSGGKNYIVFALTSALSFAVGVTIVYNGVRMILSELIPAFQGISQKLIPNAIPAVDCAVFFTYAPNAVLIGFISSFIGGVIGMVILGAVGAVLIIPGLVPHFFCGATAGIYGNATGGKKGAIVGSFVNGLLLSFLPAMLLPVLGNIGFQNTTFGDFDFGVLGILIGKSTSSIGTAGIYIIVAILLAVLIIPSFIKTKTNVINAKDEY